In one window of Cydia fagiglandana chromosome 1, ilCydFagi1.1, whole genome shotgun sequence DNA:
- the LOC134665245 gene encoding uncharacterized protein LOC134665245 isoform X2 yields the protein MSRTRTVPAHTRFVALTLALTLALASATPSHPRPRARRQLAEDNSLQPEQEAQGEVAGRPKRKLEGLAQATYGIKNAVLGLAFGKVNSIIDAKTRLVDTLDRTNIEKNRALGIETPRNDGLASLGGLVSQIAGPFLQLIGPKIQAVSGLLGGLSGGSSSGSGGIGGLGQSTGGAGGGGLGSVLSLVSSLSGSLSGGAGAGATVETIDSSEEEDDSS from the exons ATGTCGCGCACACGTACCGTACCCGCTCACACGCGCTTCGTGGCGCTCACACTCGCGCTCACGCTAGCGCTCGCCTCCGCTACCCCCTCGCATCCGcggccgcgcgcgcgccgccagcTCGCAGAGGATAACTCGCTGCAGCCAGAACAA GAGGCGCAAGGCGAGGTGGCGGGGAGACCCAAACGAAAGCTGGAGGGCCTCGCGCAGGCCACTTACGGCATCAAAAACGCCGTGCTCGGGCTCGCGTTCGGG AAAGTCAACTCCATCATCGACGCAAAAACGAGGCTAGTGGATACTTTGGACCGTACCAACATTGAAAAGAACCGCGCGCTCGGCATTGAAACCCCGCGCAATGACGGCCTAGCGTCCCTGGGTGGGCTCGTAAGCCAGATAGCGGGCCCGTTCTTGCAGTTAATCGGGCCGAAGATCCAGGCCGTGTCCGGATTGCTGGGCGGTCTTTCTGGAGGCAGCAGTAGCGGATCCGGCGGCATTGGCGGGTTGGGCCAGAGCACCGGCGGCGCTGGTGGAGGTGGGCTGGGCTCCGTGCTGTCGCTCGTGTCGTCGCTGTCAGGCTCGCTGTCGGGCGGTGCCGGCGCAGGCGCCACTGTTGAAACTATTGACTCCTCGGAGGAGGAGGATGACTCCTCTTAA
- the LOC134665245 gene encoding uncharacterized protein LOC134665245 isoform X1 — protein sequence MSRTRTVPAHTRFVALTLALTLALASATPSHPRPRARRQLAEDNSLQPEQSGTTSRRLARATQGLPLPPTSARQQAEASPGLQQDTSSHLRPSRDTQADLLVYPLSPPQHQVGLTSRPAAPARPQRQTPASTTKTSADDIPVFDRNKVSLDFPGNLFGPSVSLLIKTTKIVGDVIQNSAVRYQTFLRLFRPLFRGPFEIKGLDPPTTNTAAPAPADNEVRRRRRA from the exons ATGTCGCGCACACGTACCGTACCCGCTCACACGCGCTTCGTGGCGCTCACACTCGCGCTCACGCTAGCGCTCGCCTCCGCTACCCCCTCGCATCCGcggccgcgcgcgcgccgccagcTCGCAGAGGATAACTCGCTGCAGCCAGAACAA AGTGGCACTACGTCGAGGCGCCTGGCGAGGGCCACCCAGGGTCTACCGCTACCCCCTACATCAGCGCGTCAACAGGCGGAGGCTTCTCCGGGACTACAGCAGGATACGTCATCTCATCTACGCCCTTCGAGGGATACTCAAGCGGATCTCCTAGTGTACCCTTTGTCACCGCCTCAACACCAAGTCGGGCTTACCTCCCGCCCCGCAGCGCCCGCGCGCCCGCAGCGACAGACGCCAGCGAGCACAACGAAGACTTCGGCAGACGACATCCCCGTCTTCGACCGGAACAAAGTGAGCCTGGACTTTCCCGGGAACCTGTTTGGACCATCCGTGTCGCTCCTGATCAAGACTACTAAGATCGTTGGAGACGTCATCCAG AACTCGGCGGTGCGATACCAGACGTTCCTGAGGCTGTTCCGGCCGCTGTTCCGCGGACCCTTCGAGATCAAGGGCCTCGACCCGCCCACGACCAACACCGCCGCCCCCGCGCCCGCCGACAACGAGGTGCGCCGACGCCGACGTGCGTGA